A single region of the Vicia villosa cultivar HV-30 ecotype Madison, WI linkage group LG4, Vvil1.0, whole genome shotgun sequence genome encodes:
- the LOC131598175 gene encoding uncharacterized protein LOC131598175 gives MNKALLLKWKWRILHDNEAIWQRFFKVRYPCPKLRIQDIGGNFQRSDDSIWWKDMCENKVLDDIIDNGFSGCFKCCCNNGMDVLFWINWWVGEQPLCMEFPDLFELSIAKYCSVAEVLERIDGALRWNFGGLFSAGDSHGQPHSAAAAASPNWTRFCDSVRGFSTSANGVDLFSWCLTEGKEFSVASITTAIDSDKVFAWDYNLFNSLKVLWDLKLPPKIKVFAWRFFIDRLPDCVMCGSFLESSSHLFFICQEAKTIWKYLFSWLGIPEMLNEEDLLCFNVIQDKVNCGKRRVLINFVWVATIWSLWLMRNEIIFRGEAFCFDVICSNIVFLSWRWMFCGYSKFRPTYYVWFKLPLSDTSHL, from the coding sequence ATGAATAAAGCTCTTCTCttgaaatggaagtggagaatcctTCATGATAATGAAGCCATTTGGCAAAGATTTTTTAAGGTGAGGTATCCTTGTCCTAAATTAAGAATTCAAGATATTGGGGGTAATTTTCAGAGAAGTGATGATTCCATTTGGTGGAAAGATATGTGTGAGAATAAAGTGTTGGACGACATCATAGATAACGGTTTTTCCGGTTGTTTCAAATGTTGTTGCAATAATGGTATGGATGTTCTTTTTTGGATCAATTGGTGGGTGGGAGAACAACCACTTTGCATGGAGTTTCCGGATTTGTTTGAATTGTCTATTGCGAAGTATTGTTCGGTGGCGGAGGTATTAGAGCGGATCGACGGTGCGTTAAGGTGGAATTTTGGGGGGTTGTTTTCTGCCGGCGACTCTCACGGCCAGCCACACTCAGCCGCGGCAGCAGCCAGTCCAAACTGGACTCGGTTTTGCGACAGTGTCCGGGGATTTTCTACTAGTGCGAACGGCGTTGACTTGTTCTCGTGGTGCTTAACCGAGGGCAAGGAATTCTCCGTTGCAAGCATAACAACCGCCATTGATAGTGACAAGGTCTTTGCATGGGATTATAATTTGTTTAATTCTTTGAAAGTTTTGTGGGATCTAAAGCTTCCGCCCAAGATCAAGGTATTCGCTTGGAGATTCTTTATTGATCGGCTCCCGGATTGTGTGATGTGTGGTTCCTTCCTTGAATCATCTTCCCATCTTTTTTTCATTTGTCAAGAGGCGAAGACAATTTGGAAATATTTGTTTAGTTGGCTTGGAATTCCGGAGATGTTGAATGAAGAGGATTTGCTTTGTTTCAACGTTATTCAAGATAAGGTGAATTGCGGCAAGCGAAGAGTTTTAATCAATTTTGTGTGGGTTGCAACTATTTGGAGCCTTTGGCTTATGAGGAACGAAATTATTTTTAGGGGGGAGGCGTTTTGTTTTGACGTTATTTGTTCTaatattgtttttctttcttGGAGATGGATGTTTTGTGGATATAGCAAGTTTAGACCAACATATTATGTATGGTTTAAACTTCCCTTATCCGACACTAGTCATCTTTAG